The DNA sequence GGCGCTCGGCTCCTCGACGCTGGCGTAGCTGGAAAACACGAACACCGGCCAGTGCCACAAGTACCAGGAATAGGAAATCAGACCCAGACCGACCATGACCCGACTGCTCAAGAATTGACCCACCCAGGTCTGGCGATGACCGTTGGCCAGGATCAGCAGCACCACGCCCAGCACCGGCAGCAATGCCGCCGCGCCGGGGAACGGCGTGCGCTTGTCGAAACCGAACACCGCCAACAGAATCAGGCCCATGCCGAGCAGGCTCAACAGTTGCGCGGCCATCGGCTTGAGGCGCCAGGCATGTTTCGGCGCGATCGCCAGCATCGCCCCGGCCAGCAGCTCCCACGCTCGCATCGGCAACAGGAAGAACGCTTTTTCCGGATGGTGATTGACCGCCCATATGCTCAAGCCGAAAGACACCAGCAACACGCTGAACAATGCCAGCCGCCAATGCTTCAACCGACTCGACAGCAAGGTCAGCAACAACGGAAAGATGATGTAGAACTGTTCCTCCACCGCCAGCGACCAGGTATGCAGCAGCGGTTTGAGATCCGAGGCGACATCGAAATAGCCGTCCTGGCGCATGAACAGGATGTTCGAGACGAACAGCACCTGATAGCGCACCGAACGCCCGAGCTCTTCGTAGTCCTTGGGCGCCATCAGGAACCAGCCCACCGCCAGCACCGCGATGATCATCGCAAACAACGCCGGCAGGATCCGCCGCGCACGCCGCGACCAGAACTCGACAAAACTGAACCGGCCGGCCTGGCGTTGATTCCAGATGATCGAGGTGATGAGGTATCCGGAGATCACGAAAAACACGTCCACACCGACAAAACCGCCGGTGAAACCCGGGACGCCAAAATGGAACAGCACCACGGCAATCACCGCGACTGCCCGCAAGCCGTCGATATCCCTTCGATAAGCGAGTGTGCTCATAAATCTTTAATGCCAATCAGATGGTTGTTTTTTGTACAGCCTGCCGATGAGAAACGGAGGCTGCTTTTTGTTGTGCCAACTCACTGACCTTAGCTGATCGAAAACCTCCCATGATTTGTACAAAAAACGGGCAAAAAAAATGGCGCCCCCTTAGGGACGCCATTTTCAGACTCGACCGACGATATTACTTGCGCTTCATCGACAGGAAGAATTCGTCGTTGGTCTTGGTCGTTTTCAGCTTGTCGACCAGGAACTCGATGGCCGCCACTTCGTCCATCGGGTGCAGCAGTTTGCGCAGGATCCACATACGCTGCAGTTCGTCGTCGGCGGTCAACAGCTCTTCGCGACGAGTACCGGACTTGTTGATGTTGATGGCCGGGAACACACGCTTCTCGGCGATACGACGGTCCAGTGGCAGCTCCATGTTGCCGGTGCCCTTGAACTCTTCGTAGATCACTTCGTCCATCTTCGAGCCGGTTTCAACCAGCGCGGTGGCGATGATGGTCAGCGAGCCGCCTTCTTCGATGTTGCGCGCGGCGCCGAAGAAACGCTTCGGTTTCTCCAGGGCGTGGGCATCGACACCACCGGTCAGCACCTTGCCGGAGCTCGGGATCACGGTGTTGTAGGCACGGGCCAGACGGGTGATGGAGTCGAGCAGGATCACCACGTCCTTCTTGTGTTCGACCAGGCGCTTGGCCTTCTCGATCACCATTTCAGCCACTTGTACGTGACGGGTCGGCGGCTCGTCGAAGGTCGATGCAACCACTTCGCCGCGCACGGTGCGCTGCATTTCGGTCACTTCTTCCGGACGCTCGTCGATCAACAGCACGATCAGGTGAACTTCAGGGTTGTTACGGGCGATGTTCGCCGCGATGTTCTGCAGCATGATCGTTTTACCGGCTTTCGGCGGTGCAACGATCAGACCGCGCTGGCCTTTGCCGATCGGGGCGCACAGGTCGATAACACGACCGGTCAGGTCTTCGGTGGAACCGTTACCGGCTTCCATCTTCATGCGCACGTTCGGGAACAGCGGGGTCAGGTTCTCGAAGAGAATCTTGTTCTTCGCGTTCTCAGGACGATCGAAGTTGATCGTGTCGACCTTGAGCAGGGCGAAATAACGCTCGCCTTCCTTCGGAGGGCGGATCTTGCCAACGATGGTGTCACCGGTGCGCAAGTTGAAACGGCGGATCTGGCTCGGCGAGACGTAGATGTCGTCAGGGCCGGCGAGGTAGGAAGCGTCAGCGGAGCGCAGGAAGCCGAAGCCGTCCTGGAGAATCTCCAGCACGCCATCACCGGAGATTTCCTCACCGCTTTTAGCGTGCTTTTTCAGCAGGGAGAAAATCACGTCCTGCTTGCGCGAACGGGCCATATTTTCTATGCCCATCTGTTCGGCCAATTCGAGCAGTTCGGTAATCGGCTTTTGCTTGAGTTCAGTCAGATTCATATAGGAATGACGTAATCATTTATGGAGGGGGGGGAAATTAAGCTTTTGGCTTAATGAGGCCGCGCCGCGGAGAAGGCGACAGGATCGCGTACTTATTCGAAAAGGAGTGCGTCGGCGACGGCTAGCAGGGGGCAGTGGAGAAACCAGTGCGGGGCCGAATGTACCACCTGAGTTTCGGAGCGTCTAGCCCTGAATACGCAAAAAGCCCCGCAATTTGCGGGGCTTTTTGAGGACACGCTTTACCGCGACGCTTAGATGTTGGCGTCGAGGAAAGCAGCCAGTTGCGACTTCGACAGAGCGCCAACCTTGGTCGCTTCCACGTTGCCGTTCTTGAACAGCATCAGGGTCGGAATACCACGTACGCCGTGCTTGGCAGGGGTTTCCTGGTTTTCGTCGATGTTCAGTTTGGCAACAGTCAGCTTGCCTTTGTAAGTCTCTGCAATCTCGTCCAGAACCGGAGCGATCATTTTGCAAGGGCCGCACCATTCAGCCCAGTAGTCGACCAGGACAGCGCCTTCGGCCTTGAGTACGTCGGCTTCGAAGCTAGCGTCGCTAACGTGTTTGATCAGATCGCTGCTCATGGAATTCTCCAGGTTGTAAGCAAAAAAACGTGGCCCATCATAGCCGCCCTTCCCTTGTTCAGGAAGCCGCAGATGATTGAGTCTTGCTATGGCACTCGATGAGTTTGGGTATAGCTCAAGTCACGCGCCGGCGGGGGCGATGAAGGAAATTCCGGTGCGCAGCGCCGCGTTACGCACGTGCTCCTGCATGGCTTTCTGCGCGGCGGCGGAGGCCCGGCGGGCCAGGGCGCGGAGGATCTTGCGGTGTTCCTGCCAGGTTTCCATGGCCCGCTCGGCACGGATGAACGGTAGCTTCTGGCTCTCCAGAAAGATGTCGGCGCTGGCGGTGAGGATGCTCAGCATCGCCTGATTGCCGCTGGCCAGCAGGATCCGCCGGTGGAATTCGAAATCCAGTTTCGCCGCAGCCTCGAAGTCACTGGCGCGCAGTTGCTCGCGCATGGCGGCGACGTTGTCTTCCAGTTCATCCAGATCAAACGTGCTCAACGTCACCGCCGCCAGACCGGCCGCGAACCCTTCCAGCGCATAGCGCAACTGAAAGATCTCCAGCGGTGAAGCCTGGGCTGCAAACGGCCAGGCCGGCGCGCCCTCGCCGCGCGGCAGCTCCACCGGCGCCTGCACGAACACGCCTTTGCCCGGCTGGATGCTGACCACGCCCAGCGCACTCAAGGACGACAACGCCTCACGCAACGACGCACGGCTGACACCCAGCTGAACCGCCAGATCCCGTTGCGAAGGCAGCGCATCGCCGGGGCCGAAGCCCTGCTCGGTAATCAGTTTGCGGATCGCTTGCAGCGCCACTTCGGGTACGGCGCGGGAGATCGAGTTCATGGTTTTCCAGACGGACCAGGCCAAGGTGCGGCCAGTTGTAATGCTATTCGAGGGATCAGGCAAGTCGTGCCCCAGCGGGGTTCGGCGGCGCACGCCGATGCGCTATCGCAGTGCGAAACCCTACCTGACTGTTCAGACCAGTAAGACCGAACAAACCCGCCAAACCCGTGGCTTTGCGGGGCCGAACTCTTGTATTGGCACGACCCATGCTCTGTCCGATCGCAGAATTCACTTCCCGCCGATCCGGAGATTGTCCATGACGAAGCGTTACAGCGCCCTCCTCGCCGCCCTGTTTGCCGGTCTGATGCTGAGCCAGGCCCCCGCCCATGCCGACGGTCTGGACGACGTGGTCAAACGCGGCACTTTGAAAGTCGCGGTGCCTCAGGACTTCCCGCCGTTCGGTTCGGTCGGCCCGGACATGAAACCGCGCGGCCTCGATATCGACACCGCGAAACTGCTGGCCGACCAGCTCAAGGTCAAACTCGAACTGACCCCGGTCAACAGCACCAACCGCATCCCGTTCCTGACCACCGGCAAGGTCGATCTGGTGATTTCCAGCCTTGGCAAAAACCCCGAGCGTGAAAAGGTCATCGATTTCTCCCGCGCCTATGCGCCGTTCTACCTCGCCGTGTTCGGCCCGCCGGACGCAGCCGTCAGCACCCTGGACGACCTCAAGGGCAAGACCATCAGCGTCACCCGGGGCGCCATCGAAGACATCGAGCTGACCAAGGTCGCCCCCGAAGGCGTGACCATCAAGCGCTTCGAAGACAACAACTCGACCATCGCCGCCTACCTCGCGGGGCAAGTCGACCTGATCGCCAGCGGCAACGTGGTGATGGTCGCAATCAGCGAAAAGAACCCGAAACGCGTGCCCGCGCTGAAAGTGAAGCTCAAGGATTCGCCGGTCTACGTCGGCGTGAACAAGAACGAGCCGGCGCTGCTGGGCAAGGTCAACGAGATTCTGGCCACCGCCAAGGCTGACGGCGCGCTGGAAAAGAATGCGCAGACCTGGCTCAAAGAGCCGCTGCCGGCCGACCTCTGACCGGCGACGCGGGAGACTTTCATGGCCTATCAGTTCGATTTCTTGCCGGTGGTGGAAAACACCGACCTGCTGCTGCGCGGGGCGTTGTTCACCCTTGAGCTGACGGCCATTGGTGCGTTGCTCGGGGTCGGCGTGGGTATCGTCGGGGCGTTGGTGCGGGCGTGGAACATCCGTCCGTTCTCGACGATCTTCGGCGTCTATGTGGAGTTGATCCGCAACACGCCCTTCCTGGTGCAGCTGTTTTTCATCTTCTTCGGCCTGCCGTCCCTCGGCGTGCAGATTTTCGAGTGGCAGGCGGCGGTGCTGGCGATGGTGATCAACCTCGGGGCGTACTCGACCGAGATCATCCGCGCCGGCATCCAGGCGATTCCGCGCGGGCAGCTGGAAGCAGCGGCGGCATTGGCGATGAGCCGTTTCGAAGCGTTCCGCCACGTGGTGCTGCTGCCGGCGCTGGGCAAGGTCTGGCCGGCACTGAGCAGCCAGATCATCATCGTCATGCTCGGTTCGGCGGTGTGTTCGCAGATTGCCACCGAGGAGCTGAGCTTCGCCGCCAACTTCATTCAGTCGCGCAACTTCCGCGCGTTTGAAACCTATGCCCTGACCACCCTCATTTATCTGTGCATGGCGCTGCTGATCCGTCAGCTGCTGAACTGGCTCGGTCGGCGTTACCTGTCGAAAAGCAGCGCAAGGAGCAGCCAATGAGCGACTTCACGTTCTGGGACATCCTGCGCAACCTGCTCACCGGCCTGCAATGGACGCTGGCGCTGTCGCTGGTGGCGTTCATCGGCGGCGGGATCGTCGGGTTGCTGATCCTGATCATGCGCATCTCGAAAAACGCCCTGCCCAGCAGCATCGCCCGCACCTGGATTGAGCTGTTTCAGGGCACACCGCTGTTGATGCAGCTGTTTCTGGTGTTCTTCGGCGTAGCGTTGGCCGGGGTGGAAATTTCGCCGTGGATGGCAGCGGCGATAGCCCTGACGCTGTTCACCAGCGCCTACCTGGCGGAGATCTGGCGCGGCTGCGTCGAGGCGATTCCCACCGGCCAATGGGAAGCTTCGTCGAGCCTGGCGCTGAATCCGCTGGAGCAACTGCGCTACGTGATCCTGCCGCAAGCGCTGCGCATTGCCGTGGCGCCGACCGTGGGTTTCTCGGTGCAAGTGGTCAAGGGCACCGCCGTGACCTCGATCATCGGCTTCACCGAGCTGACCAAGACCGGCGGCATGCTCGCCAACGCCACCTTCGAACCGTTCATGGTCTACGGCCTCGTTGCCCTGGGCTACTTCCTGCTCTGCTACCCCCTGTCCCTCAGTGCGCGCTACCTGGAAAGGAGACTGCATGCCTCTGCTTAGAATTTCCGCCCTGCATAAATACTACGGCGATCACCACGTACTCAAAGGCATCGACCTGAGCGTCGAGGAAGGCCAGGTGGTGGCGATCATCGGCCGCAGCGGCTCGGGTAAATCCACCCTGCTGCGCACCCTCAACGGTCTGGAGTCGATCAATGACGGCGTGATCGAAGTCGACGGCGAATACCTCGACGCCGCCCGCGCCGATCTGCGCAGCCTGCGGCAGAAAGTCGGGATGGTGTTTCAGCAGTTCAATTTGTTCCCGCACCTGACCGTTGGCGAGAACGTGATGCTCGCGCCGCAAGTGGTGCAGAATGTGCCCAAGGCCAAGGCGCAGGAGCTGGCGCGGCAGATGCTGGAGCGCGTTGGGCTGGGCGAGAAGTTCGACGCGTTCCCGGAGCGCCTCTCGGGCGGTCAGCAACAGCGCGTGGCGATTGCACGGGCGCTGGCGATGTCGCCCAAGGTGCTGCTGTGCGACGAGATCACCTCGGCGCTGGACCCGGAGCTGGTCAACGAAGTGCTCAGCGTGGTCCGCCAGCTCGCGAAAGAAGGCATGACGCTGATCATGGTCACCCACGAAATGCGCTTCGCCCGAGAGGTCGGGGACAAGCTGGTGTTCATGCACCAGGGCAAGGTCCACGAGGTCGGTGACCCGAAAGTGCTGTTTGCTGATCCGCAGACGCCGGAACTGGCGAACTTCATTGGCACTGTTGAAGCGACTGCCTGAAGGATCTTCGGGACTTTTCTGGCCTCATCGCGGGCAAGCCCGCTCCCACAGGGGTCTGTGCCGGGAGATGGTTTTGTGTTCGACGCAAAACCTGTGGGAGCGGGCTTGCCCGCGATTGACCGCCCGGCGGTCCCTGGCTTTTATGCGCAGGATCAAGGGTTTGAGCCATGCGCGTTGGCGGCAGCGTTTGATCGTGGCACGATGTCGGGGTTATCGACCGAGACCCCCAGACCATGCCGCAATCCCAAGCCAAGAATCTGTCCCTGATCGCCGCGATCGACCTGGGCTCCAACAGCTTCCATATGGTCGTGGCCAAGGCCCAGAACGGCGAAATCCGTATTCTCGAACGGCTCGGGGAAAAGGTTCAGCTGGCCGCCGGCATCGACGATGAGCGTCAGCTCAACGAAGAATCCATGCAGCGCGGCCTCGACTGCCTCAAGCGCTTTGCCCAACTGATCAACGGTATGCCGCTGGGCGCCGTGCGGATCGTCGGCACCAACGCCCTGCGCGAGGCGCGCAACCGTGGCGAATTCATCCGCCGCGCCGAAGAAATCCTCGGCCATCCGGTGGAAGTCATCTCCGGCCGTGAAGAGGCGCGCCTGATCTACCTCGGCGTGTCCCACACCCTCGCCGATACTCCGGGCAAACGCCTGGTCGCCGACATCGGCGGCGGCAGTACCGAATTCATCATCGGCCAGCGTTTCGAACCGCTGCTGCGCGAAAGCCTGCAAATGGGCTGCGTGAGTTTCACCCAGCGCTATTTCAAGGACGGCAAGATCACCCCGGCCCGCTACGCCCAGGCGTACACGGCGGCGCGCCTGGAAATCATGAGCATCGAACACGCCCTGCACCGCCTGACCTGGGATGAAGCCATCGGCTCCTCGGGCACCATCCGCGCCATCGGCCTGGCGCTGAAGGCCGGCGGTCATGGCACCGGCGAAGTGAATGCCGAAGGCCTGGCATGGCTCAAGCGCCGCCTGTTCAAACTCGGCGATGTCGACAAGATCGATTTCGAAGGCATCAAGCCGGATCGCCGGGCGATCTTCCCGGCAGGTCTGGCGATTCTCGAAGCGATCTTCGACGCCCTGGAACTGCAACGCATGGACCACTGCGAAGGCGCGCTGCGTGAAGGCGTTCTGTATGACCTGCTCGGCCGCCATCACCACGAAGACGTGCGCGAACGCACCCTGACCTCGCTGATGGAGCGTTACCACGTCGACCTCGAACAGGCTGCCCGCGTCGAGCGCAAAGCCCTGCATGCCTTCGATCAAGTGGCAGTCGATTGGCAACTCGACGACGGCATCTGGCGCGAACTGCTGGGCTGGGCGGCGAAAGTGCACGAAGTCGGGCTCGACATCGCCCACTATCACTACCACAAGCATGGCGCTTACCTGATCGAGCACTCGGACCTCGCCGGCTTCTCCCGCGAAGACCAGCAAATGCTCGCCCTGCTGGTGCGAGGCCACCGTCGCAACATCCCCAAGGACAAGTTCGCCGAGTTCGGCGACGAGGGCGACAAGCTGATCCGACTGTGCGTGCTGCTGCGTTTTGCCATCCTGTTCCACCACATCCGTGGCACCCAGGCGATGCCGCAAGTGGCACTGCATGCCAACGGCAACAACCTCGACGTGGAATTCCCGGAGAACTGGCTGGATGAAAACCAGCTGACCCAGGCGGATTTCGGGCTTGAGGCGGAGTGGCTGACGCGTGTCGGGATTGTGCTGACCGTTCACTGAGTAACGGGCAGGCACAAAAAAGGCGATCCGATGGATCGCCTTTTTTATTGCGCCGAAATCTTCGGTCAGCTGCTGACCGGCAGGATCGGGCTGCCCAACCGCTCCAGCAACGTCGCCTGCGCGCTGCGCGGGTTCTGGTTGCCGGTCGGCGTGTTGCGGATGTAACGGCCATCCGACTGCAGGCTCCAGCTGTGGGTGTTGTCGGTCAGGTACAGCTCCAGTTCTTTCTTGACCCGGGTCAGCAGCTTCTTGCCTTCCACCGGGAAGCAGGTCTCGACGCGCTTGTCGAGGTTGCGCTCCATCCAGTCGGCGCTGGAAAGGAACATCTGCTCCTCGCCCCCGTTGAGGAAGTAGAACACTCGGGTGTGTTCAAGGAAGCGGCCGATGATCGAGCGCACGTGGATGTTGTGCGAAACCCCGGCGATGCCCGGACGCAGGCAGCACATGCCGCGCACCACCAGATCGATGCGCACCCCGGACTGGCTGGCCTTGTACAGCGCGCGGATGATCTTCGGATCGGTCAGCGAGTTGAACTTGGCGATGATGTGCGCCGGCTTGCCGTCGAGCGCGAATTGCGTCTCGCGGGTGATCATGTCGAGCATGCCTTTCTTCAGGGTGAACGGCGCATGCAGCAGCTTTTTCATGCGCAGCGTCTTGCCCATGCCGATCAACTGGCTGAACAGTTTGCCGACGTCTTCGCACAAGGCGTCGTCGGAAGTCAGCAGGCTGTAGTCGGTGTACAGGCGAGCGTTGCCGGCGTGGTAGTTACCCGTACCGAGGTGCGCATAACGCACGATCTCGCCGGCTTCGCGACGCAGGATCAGCATCATCTTGGCGTGGGTCTTGAAGCCGACCACGCCGTAGATCACCACCGCGCCCGCCGCTTGCAGGCGGCTGGCCAGTTGCAGGTTGGATTCCTCGTCGAAACGCGCACGCAGCTCGATGACCGCCGTCACTTCCTTGCCGTTACGCGCGGCGTCCACCAGCGCATCGACGATTTCCGAGTTGGCGCCAGAACGGTACAGGGTCTGGCGCACGGCCAGAACGTGCGGGTCTTTCGCGGCCTGGCGCAGCAGGTCGACCACCGGGGTGAACGACTCGAACGGGTGCAGCAGCAGGATGTCCTGCTTGCTGATCACGCTGAAAATGTTCTCGCTGTTCTGCAGCAGTTTCGGGATCTGCGGCGTGAACGGCGTGTATTGCAGCTCCGGATGGCTGTCCAGGCCGGTAATGCTGAACAGACGCGTCAGGTTCACCGGACCGTTGACCTGATACAGCTCGGTCTCGCTCAGGTTGAACTGCTTGAGCAGGTAGTCCGACAGGTGTTTCGGGCAGGTGTCGGCGACTTCCAGGCGCACGGCGTCACCGTAACGACGGGAGAACAGCTCGCCACGCAGGGCGCGGGCCAGGTCTTCGACGTCCTCGGAGTCGAGCGCAAGGTCGGCGTTTCGGGTCAGGCGGAACTGGTAGCAGCCCTTGACCTTCATGCCCTGGAACAGGTCATCGGCGTGGGCGTGGATCATCGACGACAGGAACACATAGTTGTCGCCAGGGCCGCCGACTTCTTCCGGCACCTTGATGATTCGCGGCAGCAGACGCGGCGCCGGGATGATCGCCAGACCGGAATCGCGACCGAAGGCGTCGATGCCTTCGAGCTCGACGATGAAGTTCAGGCTCTTGTTCACCAGCAACGGGAACGGGTGCGTCGGGTCGAGGCCGATCGGGGTGATGATCGGCGCGATCTCGTCGCGGAAGTAGCGGCGCACCCAGGTTTTGATCTTGGTCGTCCAGTGGCGACGACGGATGAAGCGCACCTGATGCTTTTCCAGCTCCGGCAGCAGGATGTCGTTGAGGATCGCGTACTGACGATCTACGTGACCGTGCACCAGTTCGCTGATGCGGGCCAGGGCCTGATGCGGTTGCAGGCCGTCGGCGCCCGCCTGTTCACGGGCGAAGGTGATCTGCTTCTTGAGGCCGGCGACGCGGATTTCGAAGAATTCGTCGAGGTTGCTGGAGAAGATCAGCAGGAACTTCAGCCGCTCCAGCAACGGGTAGGACTCGTCCAGCGCCTGTTCCAGCACGCGGATGTTGAACTGCAGTTGCGACAACTCACGGTGGATGTACAGGCTGCTGTCATCCAGGCCGGGAATCGCGATCGCCGGGGCCGCCGCAGCGGGCTCGGTTGCCGGCGCGGGTGGCGCAGGCTCCAGTTCCGGCGGGGTTTCGGTAATCTGCTCGACCACGGGTTGAGCTTCTTTTACGGCAACTTCAGTGAGTCCTTCGGTATTCATCGAATGTTCCTGGGAGGGCTATTTCTGCTCTCGTAACAATTGAGCGGCACGGACAGCAAAGTAAGTCAGGATGCCATCAGCGCCGGCACGTTTAAAGGCGGTCAGGGATTCGAGGATCACGCCTTCGCTCAACCAGCCATTCTGGATCGCCGCCATGTGCATGGCGTATTCGCCGCTAACCTGATAGACGAAGGTCGGCACTTTGAAGGCATCTTTTACCCGGAACAAAATGTCCAGGTACGGCATGCCGGGTTTGACCATGACCATGTCCGCGCCTTCAGACAAGTCCGCGCCCACTTCGTGCAGCGCTTCGTCGCTGTTGGCCGGGTCCATCTGATAGGAAGCCTTGTTCGCCTTGCCCAGGTTCGCGGCCGAACCCACGGCATCGCGGAACGGGCCGTAATAGGCGCTGGCGTACTTGGCCGAGTAGGCCATGATCCGCACGTTGACGTGACCGGCCAGCTCCAGCGCCTCGCGGATCGCCTGGATGCGGCCGTCCATCATGTCCGACGGGGCAACCACCTGGGCGCCCGCAGCGGCGTGGGACAACGCTTGCTTGACCAGTGCATCGACGGTGATGTCGTTCTGCACGTAGCCTTCTTCGTCGAGAATGCCGTCCTGACCGTGAGTGGTGAACGGGTCGAGGGCGACGTCAGTGATTACGCCAAGTTCCGGGAATCGGTCACGCAGGGCGCGGGTGGCGCGCTGGGCGATACCTTCGGGATTCCAGGCTTCGGCGGCATCGAGGGATTTGAGTTCAGGAGGAGTAACCGGGAACAGCGCCAGCGCCGGAATCCCCAGTTCGACCCATTTGGCAGCTTCTTCAAGCAGCAGATCGATGGTCAGGCGCTCGACACCCGGCATCGAGGCCACGGCTTCGCGGCGGTTTTCACCGTCGAGCACGAACACCGGCAGGATCAGGTCATCGACCGTCAATACATTCTCACGCACCAGCCGCCGGGAAAAATCATCACGGCGATTGCGACGCAGGCGGGTGGCAGGGAACAGGCGGTTGGCTGGGGTAAAGCTCACGGCAGACTCCTGAGCCCGCGCAAACGGGCGAGCGTGACAGTTATAGACGGCCATTATGACGAACAGATGACAGTTGTGTGAGACCTGTGACGTGTAGTCGTATTCCATTCTCAGCGTAGGAATTGTTCACGTCGAGACACATTTGGACACTTTCCTGAATGTGCCCGAAGGGTTAGGCTGCGCGTTCATTTCGCCAGCACCCAGACAATGCTCCAACAATTTCTGCATGACTTCGGCTACTTTGCCCTGTTTCTTGGCACGTTTTTCGAAGGCGAAACCATCCTGGTGCTCGCGGGTTTCCTCGCGTTCCGTGGATACATGGACATCAACCTGGTGGTGGTCGTGGCGTTCTTCGGCAGCTATGCCGGCGATCAGCTGTGGTACTTCCTGGGTCGCAAGCACGGGCGCAAGTTGCTGGCGCGCAAACCGCGCTGGCAAATGATGGGCGACCGCGCGCTGGAGCACATCCGCAAGCACCCGGACATCTGGGTTCTGAGCTTCCGCTTCGTTTACGGTCTGCGCACGGTAATGCCGGTGGCGATCGGCCTGTCGGGCTATCCACCAGGACGCTATCTGCTGCTCAACGGTATGGGCGCTGCGATCTGGGCCACCGCCCTGGCCGCTGCCGCTTACCACTTCGGCGCCGTGCTCGAAGGCATGCTCGGCAGCATCAAGAAGTATGAGTTGTGGGTACTCGGTGCGCTGCTGGTGCTGGGTGTCGGCCTGTGGTTGCGCCGCCGGTTCAAGAATGCCCGGCTGGCCAAGAAGGTCTACGAAGAAGAACAGGCCGAGCAATTGGCCAAGGCCGAACGGCACAAAGCCGAAATGGCCAAGACCGCCGACCCTAAGACGCCAGCCGAGTAAGTCGCTGGCGGCAGCCATACAGTCCGATGCCGCTGAGCAGGCTGTAAACGAGCAGGCCGACCCACATCCCCGGGTTGGCCGGCCACAGCCCGACCAGCGGCGCGAGCCACATCAGCGGCAGGTTCGATGCCAGCCGCAGCACTTCCAGCTTCGCCGCCCACGGACGATTCTCCAGGGCCACGCCCAACACGAACAATCCGAACGCCACCGCACCCCAGCCGAGCAGCAATGCACCGGTGGGCAGACTGCGTTCCAGATTCAGCAGATAACTGCCCAGCGCCACATAGACGCCAAACTGCAACCCCACGTACCACTGCTGACGGCTGTCCAGCGGCACCTCGAATTTGCGGAACCGGCTCAGGTCCGGCTTGCTCATCGGATACTTCGCCGCGACATCCGCCGGACGCCAGCCGGTGCGCATGAACCAGATCCGGAGCTTGTCCCACGTGCGCTC is a window from the Pseudomonas gozinkensis genome containing:
- the rho gene encoding transcription termination factor Rho, encoding MNLTELKQKPITELLELAEQMGIENMARSRKQDVIFSLLKKHAKSGEEISGDGVLEILQDGFGFLRSADASYLAGPDDIYVSPSQIRRFNLRTGDTIVGKIRPPKEGERYFALLKVDTINFDRPENAKNKILFENLTPLFPNVRMKMEAGNGSTEDLTGRVIDLCAPIGKGQRGLIVAPPKAGKTIMLQNIAANIARNNPEVHLIVLLIDERPEEVTEMQRTVRGEVVASTFDEPPTRHVQVAEMVIEKAKRLVEHKKDVVILLDSITRLARAYNTVIPSSGKVLTGGVDAHALEKPKRFFGAARNIEEGGSLTIIATALVETGSKMDEVIYEEFKGTGNMELPLDRRIAEKRVFPAININKSGTRREELLTADDELQRMWILRKLLHPMDEVAAIEFLVDKLKTTKTNDEFFLSMKRK
- the trxA gene encoding thioredoxin TrxA, which gives rise to MSSDLIKHVSDASFEADVLKAEGAVLVDYWAEWCGPCKMIAPVLDEIAETYKGKLTVAKLNIDENQETPAKHGVRGIPTLMLFKNGNVEATKVGALSKSQLAAFLDANI
- a CDS encoding FadR/GntR family transcriptional regulator yields the protein MNSISRAVPEVALQAIRKLITEQGFGPGDALPSQRDLAVQLGVSRASLREALSSLSALGVVSIQPGKGVFVQAPVELPRGEGAPAWPFAAQASPLEIFQLRYALEGFAAGLAAVTLSTFDLDELEDNVAAMREQLRASDFEAAAKLDFEFHRRILLASGNQAMLSILTASADIFLESQKLPFIRAERAMETWQEHRKILRALARRASAAAQKAMQEHVRNAALRTGISFIAPAGA
- a CDS encoding transporter substrate-binding domain-containing protein gives rise to the protein MTKRYSALLAALFAGLMLSQAPAHADGLDDVVKRGTLKVAVPQDFPPFGSVGPDMKPRGLDIDTAKLLADQLKVKLELTPVNSTNRIPFLTTGKVDLVISSLGKNPEREKVIDFSRAYAPFYLAVFGPPDAAVSTLDDLKGKTISVTRGAIEDIELTKVAPEGVTIKRFEDNNSTIAAYLAGQVDLIASGNVVMVAISEKNPKRVPALKVKLKDSPVYVGVNKNEPALLGKVNEILATAKADGALEKNAQTWLKEPLPADL
- a CDS encoding amino acid ABC transporter permease gives rise to the protein MAYQFDFLPVVENTDLLLRGALFTLELTAIGALLGVGVGIVGALVRAWNIRPFSTIFGVYVELIRNTPFLVQLFFIFFGLPSLGVQIFEWQAAVLAMVINLGAYSTEIIRAGIQAIPRGQLEAAAALAMSRFEAFRHVVLLPALGKVWPALSSQIIIVMLGSAVCSQIATEELSFAANFIQSRNFRAFETYALTTLIYLCMALLIRQLLNWLGRRYLSKSSARSSQ
- a CDS encoding amino acid ABC transporter permease, with the protein product MSDFTFWDILRNLLTGLQWTLALSLVAFIGGGIVGLLILIMRISKNALPSSIARTWIELFQGTPLLMQLFLVFFGVALAGVEISPWMAAAIALTLFTSAYLAEIWRGCVEAIPTGQWEASSSLALNPLEQLRYVILPQALRIAVAPTVGFSVQVVKGTAVTSIIGFTELTKTGGMLANATFEPFMVYGLVALGYFLLCYPLSLSARYLERRLHASA
- a CDS encoding amino acid ABC transporter ATP-binding protein, with the protein product MPLLRISALHKYYGDHHVLKGIDLSVEEGQVVAIIGRSGSGKSTLLRTLNGLESINDGVIEVDGEYLDAARADLRSLRQKVGMVFQQFNLFPHLTVGENVMLAPQVVQNVPKAKAQELARQMLERVGLGEKFDAFPERLSGGQQQRVAIARALAMSPKVLLCDEITSALDPELVNEVLSVVRQLAKEGMTLIMVTHEMRFAREVGDKLVFMHQGKVHEVGDPKVLFADPQTPELANFIGTVEATA
- the ppx gene encoding exopolyphosphatase — translated: MPQSQAKNLSLIAAIDLGSNSFHMVVAKAQNGEIRILERLGEKVQLAAGIDDERQLNEESMQRGLDCLKRFAQLINGMPLGAVRIVGTNALREARNRGEFIRRAEEILGHPVEVISGREEARLIYLGVSHTLADTPGKRLVADIGGGSTEFIIGQRFEPLLRESLQMGCVSFTQRYFKDGKITPARYAQAYTAARLEIMSIEHALHRLTWDEAIGSSGTIRAIGLALKAGGHGTGEVNAEGLAWLKRRLFKLGDVDKIDFEGIKPDRRAIFPAGLAILEAIFDALELQRMDHCEGALREGVLYDLLGRHHHEDVRERTLTSLMERYHVDLEQAARVERKALHAFDQVAVDWQLDDGIWRELLGWAAKVHEVGLDIAHYHYHKHGAYLIEHSDLAGFSREDQQMLALLVRGHRRNIPKDKFAEFGDEGDKLIRLCVLLRFAILFHHIRGTQAMPQVALHANGNNLDVEFPENWLDENQLTQADFGLEAEWLTRVGIVLTVH